One Candidatus Deferrimicrobium sp. DNA segment encodes these proteins:
- the lpdA gene encoding dihydrolipoyl dehydrogenase has product MKQFDLVVIGAGPGGYVAAIRAAQLGMRVAVAERDKPGGVCVNWGCIPSKAILTCAGLYEDMRNAEAYGIRCQGLSADYGAVIRRSRKVADRMSRGVTFLFKKNGIELFPASATILSPTTVRVGEEELSAKNILVASGTAVRGLPGIEPDGRVILTSDDALAQETLPRSVIVLGGGAVGVEFAYVYRAFGAEVTIVEMEDQLLPRTDREVAKELEKILGKQGMRVLTSAPAKRFDKATRTLTVSSGGKEEALTAEKLLVAVGRKVLSAELGLEGCGVEIERGLVKVDDRLRTSCPTIWAIGDVIGGMMLAHKASAEGVVAAEAIAGKEVRRPDPDRIPSCVFCRPEVATIGLSEEEAKRRGIECKVSKFPFTALGKAVASGHTDGFVKMIADAKYGEMIGCHIIGVGAPDMIAELSLARSLEVTFHEIGRTVHAHPTLSEAIREAALMLGGEAIDL; this is encoded by the coding sequence ATGAAGCAATTCGACCTGGTGGTGATCGGCGCGGGCCCCGGCGGCTACGTCGCGGCGATCCGCGCGGCCCAGCTGGGGATGCGCGTGGCGGTGGCCGAGCGCGACAAGCCCGGCGGAGTGTGCGTCAACTGGGGCTGCATCCCGTCCAAGGCGATTCTCACCTGCGCGGGATTGTACGAGGATATGCGCAATGCCGAGGCCTACGGGATCCGATGCCAGGGGCTTTCCGCGGACTACGGCGCCGTCATCCGCCGAAGCCGGAAGGTGGCGGACCGGATGTCCCGCGGCGTGACCTTCCTCTTCAAGAAGAACGGGATCGAGCTGTTCCCCGCAAGCGCGACGATCCTCTCGCCCACCACCGTCCGGGTCGGGGAGGAGGAGCTCTCGGCGAAGAACATCCTCGTGGCTTCCGGAACAGCGGTGCGTGGGCTGCCGGGGATCGAGCCGGACGGCCGGGTGATCCTGACCAGCGACGACGCCCTGGCGCAGGAGACGCTTCCGCGCTCCGTGATCGTCCTCGGGGGGGGCGCGGTCGGGGTGGAGTTCGCCTACGTCTACCGGGCGTTCGGAGCCGAGGTGACGATCGTCGAGATGGAGGACCAGCTCCTCCCGCGCACCGACCGCGAAGTGGCGAAGGAGCTGGAGAAAATCCTCGGAAAACAGGGGATGCGGGTGCTGACCTCCGCCCCGGCGAAGAGATTCGACAAGGCGACCCGGACGTTGACGGTTTCTTCCGGCGGGAAAGAGGAGGCCCTCACCGCCGAGAAACTCCTCGTCGCCGTGGGGCGCAAGGTGCTCTCCGCCGAGCTCGGGCTGGAGGGGTGCGGCGTGGAGATCGAGCGCGGGCTCGTCAAGGTGGACGACCGGCTCCGAACCTCCTGTCCGACGATCTGGGCCATCGGAGACGTGATCGGCGGCATGATGCTCGCCCACAAGGCGTCCGCGGAAGGCGTCGTCGCGGCCGAGGCGATCGCGGGGAAGGAGGTGCGCCGCCCCGACCCGGACCGGATCCCCTCGTGCGTTTTCTGCCGCCCCGAGGTGGCCACGATCGGCCTGTCGGAGGAGGAGGCGAAGCGGCGCGGGATCGAATGCAAGGTGTCGAAGTTCCCCTTCACCGCACTCGGGAAGGCGGTCGCCTCCGGTCACACCGACGGGTTCGTCAAGATGATCGCGGACGCGAAATACGGCGAGATGATCGGCTGCCACATCATCGGCGTCGGCGCTCCGGACATGATCGCGGAGCTCTCCCTCGCCCGCTCCCTCGAGGTGACGTTCCACGAGATCGGCCGAACCGTCCATGCGCACCCCACCCTTTCGGAGGCGATCCGGGAGGCGGCGCTCATGCTGGGCGGCGAGGCGATCGACCTATAA
- a CDS encoding alpha-ketoacid dehydrogenase subunit beta, with translation MLITYIEAIRQAMDEELARDKNVLLMGEDVGVLGGAFKATAGLLEKYGADRVVDMPISESLIVGAGVGLAVQGMRPILEMQFIDFIACGFDQIVNSAATLRYRHGGQTACPIVVRGPSGGGVHGGLYHSQNPEAWFCHVPGLKVVAPATAYDAKGLLKSAIRDDDPVIYFEHKFLYRRIKEEIPAEEYLVPIGKAALRKEGRDLTVITYSAPVHAVMKAARDMAAEVDIEVIDLRTLLPIDWATVKASARKTGKVLIVHESRLNGGIGGEVAARIAQDCFEDLDGPVMRLGARDAHTPFAPAMEAYVLPNQEKITEAIRKLAAY, from the coding sequence ATGCTCATCACCTATATCGAGGCGATCCGGCAGGCCATGGACGAGGAGTTGGCGAGGGACAAGAATGTCCTGTTGATGGGGGAGGACGTCGGCGTGCTGGGCGGCGCCTTCAAGGCGACGGCGGGGCTCCTGGAGAAGTACGGCGCCGACCGGGTGGTCGATATGCCCATCTCCGAGTCGCTGATCGTCGGGGCGGGGGTGGGACTGGCGGTCCAGGGGATGCGCCCGATCCTCGAGATGCAGTTCATCGACTTCATCGCTTGCGGCTTCGACCAGATCGTGAACTCGGCGGCGACGCTTCGCTACCGCCACGGGGGGCAAACCGCCTGCCCGATCGTGGTCCGGGGGCCGTCAGGCGGCGGGGTCCACGGCGGCCTGTACCACTCCCAGAACCCGGAAGCGTGGTTCTGCCACGTCCCCGGTCTCAAGGTGGTGGCCCCGGCGACGGCATACGACGCGAAGGGGCTGCTAAAATCCGCCATCCGGGACGACGACCCGGTGATCTACTTCGAGCACAAGTTCCTCTATCGGCGGATCAAGGAAGAGATTCCCGCGGAGGAGTACCTGGTCCCGATCGGGAAGGCGGCGCTGCGCAAGGAGGGGCGGGACCTCACCGTCATCACCTACAGCGCCCCGGTCCACGCGGTGATGAAGGCGGCTCGGGACATGGCCGCGGAGGTCGACATCGAGGTGATCGACCTGCGGACCCTTCTGCCGATCGACTGGGCGACGGTGAAGGCTTCCGCGCGGAAGACGGGAAAGGTGCTGATCGTCCACGAGTCGCGCCTGAACGGAGGGATCGGGGGGGAGGTCGCCGCGCGGATCGCGCAGGATTGCTTCGAGGATCTGGACGGGCCGGTCATGCGGCTGGGGGCGCGGGACGCCCACACGCCGTTCGCCCCGGCGATGGAGGCGTACGTCCTGCCGAACCAGGAGAAGATCACCGAGGCGATCCGGAAACTCGCCGCGTATTAA
- a CDS encoding ABC transporter ATP-binding protein — protein sequence METRPPILEVRRLAKAFGGLKVTHDMSFGVRKGELSAIIGPNGAGKTTLFNLITGKLVPDGGEVLYKGERIDGLHPADIARRGIGRAFQITSIFKERTALENVLVAVLAREGRTTRLVRRALSHAGEVAESMELLSMVALADRADTRAGSLPHGDQKRLDIAVALALNPELVLLDEPMAGMSPEERSVTVELIRRIWKERSLTLVFIEHDMDVVFGISEWIRVLNQGGMLAEGTPAEISRNRDVITAYLGEEIVE from the coding sequence ATGGAAACGCGACCGCCCATTCTTGAGGTCCGCCGCCTTGCGAAGGCGTTCGGGGGCTTGAAGGTCACCCACGACATGAGCTTCGGCGTCCGGAAGGGGGAGCTCAGCGCCATCATCGGCCCCAACGGGGCGGGGAAGACCACCCTGTTCAACCTGATCACGGGGAAACTCGTCCCCGACGGGGGGGAAGTGCTGTACAAGGGGGAGCGGATCGACGGGCTCCACCCCGCCGACATCGCACGGCGGGGGATCGGCAGGGCGTTCCAGATCACCAGCATCTTCAAGGAGCGCACCGCCCTGGAAAACGTGCTGGTCGCCGTCCTCGCGCGGGAGGGCCGGACCACGCGCCTGGTGCGCCGCGCCCTGTCCCACGCCGGCGAAGTGGCGGAGTCGATGGAGCTGCTGTCGATGGTCGCCCTGGCCGACCGGGCGGACACGCGCGCCGGGTCGCTGCCCCACGGGGACCAGAAGCGGCTGGACATCGCCGTCGCCCTCGCCCTGAACCCGGAGCTGGTGCTGCTGGACGAGCCGATGGCCGGCATGTCGCCGGAGGAGCGGTCCGTCACGGTGGAGCTCATCCGCAGGATCTGGAAGGAGAGGTCGCTCACGCTGGTGTTCATCGAGCACGACATGGACGTGGTCTTCGGGATCTCGGAGTGGATCCGGGTGCTGAACCAGGGCGGGATGCTGGCGGAAGGCACGCCGGCGGAGATCTCCCGCAACCGCGACGTCATCACGGCGTACCTCGGCGAGGAGATCGTCGAATGA
- a CDS encoding aldehyde dehydrogenase family protein — translation MKAPVWNLKLYVAGKWVSEKESMPVIDKFTGETFANVPVASRETTERAIGAAHEAFPAWSRTPAHKRYQLLSNVSRLLEERREEIATIICREAGKAWKYSVGEVSRSVETYRFSAEEAKRIHGETVPMDASFAGEGRVGYWLRTPLGVVTAITPFNFPLNLVAHKVGPALAVGNTLVLKPASTTPMTAIKLAEIIEEAGVPAGVFNVVVGSGGTVGEWLTVDPRISKISFTGSPPVGEQIIRKAGLKKVTMELGNNSGTIIEPDADLAAAVPRCVMSAFANSGQVCISLQRLYVHKAIAKEFIRRFLEETRKLKVGNPLEKDCDVGPMIEEKEAIRAEEWVKEAVREGAKVLVGGKREGRVMQPTVLVNVRTEMKVMCQEAFAPLVSIYEYGKFEDAVAMVEDSPYGLQAGVYTNDLKKAMYAVDRINVGGVMINDTSIFRVDHMPYGGNKLSGLGREGVRFACEEMTSIKMVMIKP, via the coding sequence ATGAAGGCTCCGGTTTGGAATTTGAAGCTGTACGTCGCCGGGAAGTGGGTGTCGGAAAAGGAGTCGATGCCGGTCATCGACAAGTTCACCGGCGAGACGTTCGCGAACGTGCCGGTCGCGTCGCGCGAAACCACCGAGCGCGCCATCGGCGCGGCCCACGAAGCCTTCCCGGCCTGGTCTCGCACACCGGCCCACAAGAGGTACCAGCTCCTGTCGAACGTCTCCCGGCTCCTCGAGGAGCGCCGGGAGGAGATCGCCACGATCATCTGCCGCGAGGCGGGGAAGGCGTGGAAATACTCGGTAGGGGAAGTGTCCCGGTCGGTCGAGACGTACAGGTTCTCGGCGGAGGAGGCAAAGCGGATCCATGGGGAGACGGTGCCGATGGACGCGAGCTTTGCGGGCGAGGGGCGGGTCGGGTACTGGCTGCGGACGCCCCTGGGCGTGGTCACCGCGATCACCCCGTTCAACTTCCCCCTGAACCTGGTGGCGCACAAGGTGGGTCCCGCGCTGGCGGTGGGGAACACGCTGGTCCTGAAACCCGCGTCTACCACGCCGATGACCGCGATCAAGCTGGCCGAGATCATCGAGGAGGCGGGGGTCCCCGCCGGGGTCTTCAACGTGGTGGTGGGGTCGGGGGGCACGGTGGGCGAGTGGCTGACCGTCGACCCGCGGATCTCGAAGATCTCCTTCACCGGGTCGCCTCCGGTCGGGGAGCAGATCATCCGGAAGGCGGGACTGAAAAAAGTGACGATGGAGCTCGGGAACAACTCCGGCACGATCATCGAACCGGACGCGGACCTTGCGGCGGCGGTCCCGCGGTGCGTGATGAGCGCCTTCGCCAACTCCGGCCAGGTGTGCATCTCCCTGCAGCGGCTCTACGTCCACAAGGCGATCGCGAAGGAGTTCATCAGGCGGTTTCTCGAGGAAACGCGGAAGCTGAAGGTCGGGAACCCGCTCGAGAAGGATTGCGACGTGGGGCCGATGATCGAGGAGAAGGAGGCGATCCGGGCGGAGGAGTGGGTGAAGGAGGCGGTCCGGGAGGGGGCGAAGGTGCTGGTCGGGGGGAAGCGCGAGGGGCGGGTGATGCAGCCGACGGTGCTGGTCAACGTTCGCACGGAGATGAAGGTGATGTGCCAGGAGGCGTTCGCGCCGCTGGTCTCCATTTACGAATACGGGAAGTTCGAGGACGCGGTCGCGATGGTCGAGGATTCCCCGTACGGGCTGCAGGCGGGGGTCTACACCAACGACCTCAAGAAGGCGATGTACGCCGTGGACCGGATCAACGTCGGAGGGGTGATGATCAACGACACCTCCATCTTCCGTGTGGACCACATGCCGTACGGCGGGAACAAGCTCTCCGGCCTGGGGCGCGAAGGCGTTCGGTTCGCCTGCGAGGAGATGACGAGCATCAAGATGGTGATGATCAAGCCGTAG
- a CDS encoding type II toxin-antitoxin system HigB family toxin — MRIIARKTLRDFWEKHPDAEQPLKVWHGEALHSAWVLPKDIKARYPAASFLAGNRVVFNIKGNKYRLITHVRYDLGRVYIRFTGTHPEYDKVNAATV; from the coding sequence GTGCGGATCATCGCCCGAAAAACGCTCAGGGATTTCTGGGAGAAGCACCCGGACGCAGAACAGCCATTGAAGGTGTGGCACGGGGAAGCGTTGCATTCGGCGTGGGTACTTCCCAAGGACATCAAAGCCCGGTATCCGGCAGCAAGTTTTCTTGCGGGAAACAGGGTGGTGTTCAATATCAAGGGAAACAAGTACCGCTTGATCACTCATGTCCGTTACGATCTGGGTCGTGTGTATATCCGCTTTACCGGGACACATCCGGAGTACGACAAGGTCAACGCGGCGACCGTATGA
- a CDS encoding dihydrolipoamide acetyltransferase family protein, with translation MPIELKLPDVGEGIAEGEVVRWLVAEGVAVKEDDLLVEILTDKANIELPSPVSGTFLKILAQPGQIVKVGEPIALIEPAAGQAAAAHQVAAPSDRPTPASRETAEPGQESPPGKTAGAVGEVLATPVVRKLAKDLGVVLGAIHGSGPGGRITEEDVRRTAGPKAPAGIPPDSASEERVPFKGRRRMIARKMVAAKTRVPHALLVDEADVSGLLAERAKMRETGEREGVRITILPFIMKAVAGALQRHPGLNASLDEDREEIVLKKKIDVGMAVDAEDGLVVPVVRNADAKSVIELAREIERLSAAAREGTLAPGDLTGGTFTISSVGSIGGLFSYPVINVPEAAVLAAHRIVTRPVVRDGEIVPREMMYLSLSFDHRIVDGGEATRFLNEVVRRIEASAI, from the coding sequence ATGCCGATCGAACTGAAACTCCCCGACGTGGGGGAAGGGATCGCGGAAGGAGAAGTGGTCCGCTGGCTGGTGGCCGAGGGGGTCGCGGTCAAGGAGGACGACCTGCTGGTCGAGATCCTGACCGACAAGGCGAACATCGAGCTTCCCTCGCCGGTGAGCGGAACCTTCCTGAAGATCCTTGCTCAGCCCGGACAGATCGTGAAAGTGGGGGAGCCGATCGCCCTCATCGAGCCCGCGGCCGGGCAGGCCGCCGCCGCGCATCAGGTTGCGGCGCCGTCCGATCGCCCGACCCCCGCATCCCGCGAGACGGCGGAACCCGGACAGGAATCTCCTCCCGGGAAAACCGCCGGCGCGGTCGGAGAGGTGCTCGCCACCCCGGTCGTCCGGAAACTGGCGAAGGACCTCGGAGTGGTGCTGGGCGCGATACATGGGAGTGGTCCCGGCGGCCGGATCACCGAGGAGGACGTGCGGCGAACGGCGGGTCCGAAGGCGCCGGCGGGAATCCCCCCGGACTCCGCATCGGAGGAGCGGGTCCCCTTCAAGGGGAGGCGCCGGATGATCGCGCGGAAGATGGTGGCCGCCAAGACCCGTGTTCCCCACGCCTTGCTGGTGGACGAAGCCGACGTCTCGGGCTTGCTGGCCGAGCGCGCGAAGATGCGGGAGACCGGAGAACGGGAGGGGGTGCGGATCACCATTCTTCCCTTCATCATGAAGGCGGTCGCCGGGGCGCTCCAGCGGCACCCCGGCCTGAACGCCTCCCTCGACGAGGACCGCGAGGAGATCGTCCTCAAGAAGAAAATCGACGTCGGCATGGCCGTTGACGCGGAGGACGGCCTGGTCGTCCCGGTCGTCCGCAACGCCGACGCGAAATCGGTCATCGAACTCGCCAGGGAGATCGAACGGCTGTCGGCGGCGGCACGGGAGGGAACCCTCGCTCCCGGCGACCTGACCGGCGGGACGTTCACGATCTCCAGCGTCGGCTCGATCGGGGGGCTGTTCAGCTACCCCGTCATCAACGTCCCTGAGGCGGCTGTCCTGGCGGCGCACAGGATCGTGACCCGGCCCGTGGTCCGCGACGGGGAGATCGTCCCCCGTGAGATGATGTACCTGAGCCTCTCCTTCGATCACCGTATCGTGGACGGCGGGGAGGCGACGCGGTTCCTGAACGAGGTCGTCCGGCGCATCGAGGCGTCGGCGATTTGA
- a CDS encoding hydroxyacid-oxoacid transhydrogenase — translation MGVEMETIIPLIMGKLKFGVGATEELGYELKSLGARSVLLVTDKGLRDHGMVDKVQGIIEGEKIAMRIFDDVHCEPTDRSMQRAIDAAGGAGFDAVVALGGGSVLDTAKAVNLYRTWPADLLEYVNAPIGKGKPVPGPLKPLIALPTTAGTGSETTTVIVMDFLDLHVKTGISHQHIRPTVALVDPLNSLSAPAAVTANTGLDVLTHAAESFTIKPYNMRPKTKDPAARPPYVGSNPISDLWSEKAIEWVGKFLRRAYYNGADVEAKSHMAMAATFAGIGFGNAGVHIPHALGYPIAGMAKAWVPPGYGTDEPMVPHGLSVALTAAANFRFTAPTDPGRHARIAALLGVNTEGLSEMEAARRLPDAFIELMRDIGAPNGLSAIGYTEADIPGLVEGGWKQQRLLVGSPRPVTKADLTRIVEESMKLW, via the coding sequence GTGGGCGTGGAAATGGAGACGATCATCCCCCTCATCATGGGGAAGCTGAAATTCGGCGTCGGGGCGACGGAGGAGCTCGGGTACGAGCTGAAATCCCTGGGCGCACGCAGCGTCCTGCTGGTGACGGACAAGGGGCTGCGGGACCACGGAATGGTCGACAAGGTCCAGGGGATCATCGAGGGGGAGAAGATCGCCATGCGCATCTTCGACGATGTCCACTGCGAGCCGACGGACCGGTCGATGCAGAGGGCGATCGATGCGGCGGGCGGCGCAGGCTTCGACGCCGTGGTCGCGCTGGGCGGCGGGAGCGTGCTGGACACGGCCAAGGCGGTGAACCTGTACCGCACCTGGCCCGCGGACCTGCTGGAATACGTGAACGCGCCCATCGGCAAGGGGAAGCCTGTCCCCGGGCCGCTGAAGCCGCTGATCGCCCTTCCGACGACCGCGGGGACCGGCAGCGAGACGACCACCGTCATCGTCATGGATTTCCTGGACCTGCACGTAAAGACCGGCATCTCCCACCAGCACATCCGCCCCACGGTCGCGCTTGTGGACCCGCTGAACTCCCTGTCGGCGCCGGCGGCGGTGACGGCGAACACCGGACTGGACGTGCTGACCCACGCGGCCGAATCGTTCACCATCAAGCCGTACAACATGCGCCCGAAGACGAAGGACCCCGCCGCGCGTCCCCCGTATGTCGGCTCCAACCCCATCTCCGACCTGTGGAGCGAGAAGGCGATCGAATGGGTCGGGAAATTCCTGCGGCGGGCCTATTACAACGGCGCCGACGTGGAAGCCAAGAGCCATATGGCCATGGCGGCGACCTTCGCAGGGATCGGCTTCGGAAACGCAGGGGTCCACATCCCGCACGCGCTGGGATACCCGATCGCGGGCATGGCCAAGGCGTGGGTCCCCCCGGGGTATGGCACGGACGAGCCCATGGTCCCCCACGGGCTGTCGGTGGCGCTCACGGCGGCGGCCAACTTCCGCTTTACGGCCCCCACTGACCCCGGGCGGCACGCACGCATCGCCGCCCTGCTCGGAGTGAACACGGAAGGGTTGTCGGAGATGGAGGCGGCCCGCAGGCTCCCGGACGCGTTCATCGAACTGATGCGGGACATCGGCGCGCCGAACGGCTTATCCGCGATAGGATACACGGAGGCCGACATCCCCGGCCTGGTGGAGGGCGGCTGGAAGCAGCAGCGGCTTCTGGTGGGAAGCCCGCGGCCGGTGACGAAAGCCGACCTGACCCGCATCGTCGAGGAGTCCATGAAGCTTTGGTAG
- a CDS encoding branched-chain amino acid ABC transporter permease: MRGPSAASGNAARGQLLQWAAVLLFFAFLPLARRSFFITMANEILIMGLFAMAFNLLYGVTGMLSFGQAAYYGVGGYTVGLLLTKGVLPYSVALPLAPVAGAALALLLGPLCIRLSGVYFTMLTLAFAELVWGVVFKWYGFTGGDNGIQGIPLPVWFHHPLHYYYFTLAVVAAAVALLRRIVESPFGAVLQSIRENPERTGFLGIRVRRYQLAAMVISGAFSGLAGGLFAGFHRSIGPDMLHWTKSGEVILMSILGGVSSFFGPLVGAGVILFIEDMIGKYTEFWEIWIGGIMLAIVIFFPRGVIGTLYQWTHRKGSRERDGNATAHS; this comes from the coding sequence GTGAGGGGTCCATCCGCCGCGTCCGGAAACGCCGCCCGCGGGCAGCTCCTGCAATGGGCCGCGGTGCTGCTCTTCTTCGCCTTCCTCCCGTTGGCGCGCAGATCCTTCTTCATCACCATGGCGAACGAGATCCTCATCATGGGGCTGTTCGCGATGGCGTTCAACCTGCTCTACGGCGTCACCGGGATGCTCTCCTTCGGCCAGGCGGCGTACTACGGCGTGGGGGGGTACACGGTCGGCCTGCTCCTCACCAAGGGGGTCCTTCCGTACTCCGTCGCCCTTCCGCTGGCCCCGGTCGCCGGCGCCGCGCTGGCGCTGCTTCTCGGCCCCCTGTGCATCCGGCTTTCGGGCGTCTACTTCACGATGCTCACCCTGGCGTTCGCGGAGCTGGTCTGGGGCGTGGTCTTCAAGTGGTACGGCTTCACCGGAGGGGACAACGGGATCCAGGGGATCCCCTTGCCGGTGTGGTTCCACCATCCGCTGCACTACTACTACTTCACGCTGGCGGTCGTCGCCGCCGCCGTCGCCCTCCTGCGCCGTATCGTCGAATCCCCCTTCGGCGCGGTCCTTCAGTCGATCCGGGAGAACCCCGAGCGGACCGGGTTCCTCGGGATCCGCGTCCGCAGGTACCAGCTCGCCGCCATGGTGATCTCCGGGGCGTTCTCGGGACTGGCGGGGGGGCTGTTCGCGGGCTTCCACCGCTCCATCGGCCCGGACATGCTGCACTGGACCAAGTCGGGCGAGGTGATCCTGATGAGCATCCTCGGCGGGGTCTCCTCCTTCTTCGGCCCGCTGGTGGGGGCCGGGGTCATCCTCTTCATCGAGGATATGATCGGGAAGTACACCGAGTTCTGGGAGATCTGGATCGGGGGGATCATGCTGGCGATCGTCATCTTCTTCCCCCGGGGTGTCATCGGGACGCTCTACCAGTGGACGCACCGGAAGGGGAGCAGGGAGAGGGATGGAAACGCGACCGCCCATTCTTGA
- a CDS encoding helix-turn-helix domain-containing protein, whose protein sequence is MELKPIRTKADYKAALETITSLLDAPVGSREAGTLEVLSLLVEAYEEEHHPIGPPDPIEAIKFRMEQMGLTRRDLEPYLGSRARVSEVLNRKRPLSVEMIRRLNAGLGIPAEILIQPYKTGRAA, encoded by the coding sequence ATGGAACTGAAGCCGATACGCACAAAGGCCGATTACAAGGCGGCGCTGGAAACGATCACTTCCCTACTTGATGCGCCCGTTGGGTCGCGGGAGGCGGGGACACTGGAAGTTCTTTCCCTGCTTGTGGAGGCGTACGAAGAGGAGCACCATCCGATCGGCCCGCCGGACCCGATCGAGGCGATCAAATTCCGGATGGAGCAGATGGGGCTCACACGGCGAGACCTGGAGCCGTATCTCGGGAGCCGAGCCCGCGTCTCGGAAGTGCTGAACCGCAAGCGCCCTCTGTCCGTGGAGATGATCCGCCGGCTGAACGCCGGCCTGGGAATCCCGGCGGAGATTCTTATCCAGCCATATAAGACGGGTCGCGCCGCGTAA
- a CDS encoding thiamine pyrophosphate-dependent dehydrogenase E1 component subunit alpha, giving the protein MTEQKDRELYRWLRLIREFEGRISALDKQGKLMGGVYSGKGQEAVTVGFCHDLRWDDWIFPLHRDLGAYLVKGADPKRLMAQIFGKRDGFAKGKDSYLHGGDLANGIFGATSMLAATLPVAAGMAYKFKIRKEDRVAISFFGEGASSRGDVHEAMNFAGVHKLPVVFVCENNFYAYSTPNELQFGVDNVADRAAGYGFKGEVVNGNDLHDVMKAAGKAIDRARKGEGPTLVECKTYRYHGHSEHDRADYRSEEEVITWESRDPISLWEIYLEKRKYDIAAIRKETAEEVTRIVEEAVAFADGSPAPEGPEAMEDLYAMPIDTEAR; this is encoded by the coding sequence ATGACCGAGCAGAAAGACCGGGAGCTGTATCGCTGGCTTCGCCTCATCCGCGAGTTCGAGGGCCGGATCTCCGCGCTGGACAAGCAGGGGAAGCTGATGGGCGGTGTCTACTCGGGAAAGGGTCAGGAGGCGGTGACGGTCGGCTTCTGCCACGACCTGCGGTGGGACGACTGGATCTTCCCGCTGCACCGGGACCTGGGCGCCTATCTCGTCAAGGGGGCCGACCCGAAGCGGCTGATGGCGCAGATCTTCGGCAAGCGGGACGGCTTCGCGAAGGGGAAAGACTCCTACCTCCACGGGGGGGACCTCGCGAACGGAATCTTCGGCGCCACTTCCATGCTGGCGGCGACCTTGCCGGTCGCGGCGGGGATGGCGTACAAGTTCAAGATCCGGAAGGAAGACCGCGTGGCGATCTCCTTCTTCGGCGAGGGGGCGAGCAGCCGGGGGGACGTCCACGAGGCGATGAACTTCGCCGGAGTGCACAAGCTCCCGGTGGTCTTCGTCTGCGAGAACAATTTCTACGCGTACTCCACCCCCAACGAGTTGCAGTTCGGGGTCGACAACGTGGCGGACCGGGCGGCCGGCTACGGCTTCAAGGGCGAGGTGGTGAACGGGAACGACCTGCACGACGTGATGAAGGCGGCGGGGAAGGCGATCGACCGCGCGCGCAAGGGCGAAGGGCCGACGCTGGTGGAGTGCAAGACGTACCGGTACCACGGCCATTCCGAGCACGACCGGGCCGACTACCGGTCGGAGGAAGAGGTGATCACCTGGGAGAGCCGGGACCCGATCTCTCTCTGGGAGATCTACCTCGAGAAGAGGAAGTACGACATCGCCGCCATCAGGAAAGAGACGGCCGAGGAGGTGACGCGGATCGTGGAAGAGGCGGTCGCGTTCGCGGACGGCAGCCCGGCTCCCGAGGGACCCGAGGCGATGGAAGACCTGTACGCCATGCCGATCGATACGGAGGCGCGGTAA
- a CDS encoding ABC transporter ATP-binding protein — protein sequence MILEMRDVHTFYGTSHVLFGVSLDVAQGETVCLMGRNGAGKTTTFRSIVGLNPPRSGSILFHGKEISGAQVHRIARLGVGYVPEDRQVFPNLTVRENLEIGRSSGNTRREGWSVEKVYALFPILAKYDRKPGGQLSGGEQQMLTIGRTLMGNPDLVLLDEPTEGLAPVVVIALKEMILRLKGMGTTILLSEQNVKFAVKVSDRVFIIDNGAIRYRNDIEGFRSDEAVQKKYLAV from the coding sequence ATGATCCTGGAGATGCGGGACGTCCACACCTTCTACGGGACCAGCCACGTCCTCTTCGGGGTCTCCCTCGACGTCGCGCAAGGGGAAACGGTGTGCCTGATGGGGCGCAACGGCGCGGGAAAGACGACCACGTTCCGGTCCATCGTTGGCCTGAACCCCCCGCGCTCCGGGAGCATCCTGTTCCATGGGAAGGAGATCTCCGGCGCGCAGGTCCACCGGATCGCCCGCCTGGGGGTCGGGTACGTCCCCGAGGACCGGCAGGTCTTCCCGAACCTCACCGTGCGGGAGAACCTGGAGATCGGGCGGTCGTCCGGCAACACGCGAAGGGAAGGGTGGAGCGTGGAGAAGGTGTACGCCCTGTTCCCCATCCTTGCGAAGTACGACCGAAAGCCGGGAGGACAATTGAGCGGCGGGGAGCAGCAGATGCTGACGATCGGGCGAACGCTCATGGGGAATCCCGACCTGGTCCTGCTGGACGAGCCGACGGAGGGGCTGGCCCCCGTCGTGGTCATCGCCCTCAAGGAGATGATCCTCCGCCTGAAGGGGATGGGGACCACCATCCTCCTCTCCGAGCAGAACGTGAAGTTCGCCGTGAAGGTCTCCGACCGGGTGTTCATCATCGACAACGGGGCGATCCGCTACCGGAACGACATCGAGGGGTTCCGCAGCGACGAGGCGGTCCAGAAGAAGTACTTGGCCGTGTGA